One segment of Halorubellus sp. JP-L1 DNA contains the following:
- a CDS encoding helix-turn-helix transcriptional regulator, with the protein MKNHVREYRTDADMSQADLAAAVDVSRQTINSIERERYDPSLELALKLADHFDCLVEDLFELDDTD; encoded by the coding sequence ACCACGTCCGCGAATACCGGACCGACGCCGACATGAGCCAGGCCGACCTCGCCGCGGCCGTCGACGTCAGCCGCCAGACGATCAACTCGATCGAGCGCGAGCGGTACGACCCGTCGCTCGAACTCGCGTTGAAGCTCGCCGACCACTTCGACTGCCTCGTCGAGGACCTGTTCGAACTCGACGACACCGACTGA